One Paraburkholderia caffeinilytica DNA segment encodes these proteins:
- a CDS encoding ankyrin repeat domain-containing protein has protein sequence MPEPVDLAAEYGLSRPPIPGIIFAVSDARPDYPAPVPGRPLTSDERNVMSNWASRIDRTLPRSAKAAFHHDVAALGQEMSGDGALLKTCIDHMREGLTECADRALLMWQQVQTARQAHHASRGAYDAGQLFLLGRGMYRLGQVDAYALTSASGRGYGNDEGVEVVLRARETLRETLELPIPHTDGASTHDAGVVIEGLSDDALKAACSRIIRGELRDGGKALAEFLASWTPLVTHLTATTPELADLHKSINQYRDGLIDSIEAHCHDPASQAAAGKAPLTSAQYGARLTQGGAQVGELRDAANLAAVRGAYFPVEPGALESQWQGVTAMRTRTAARPFVQGLRDAASQGTFKAGWVHPTYRWNHLHIAAAAGDTQLTRALIEHGVPADQADTSGLAPLHVAAASASAGSVATLIAVRADANAPDRAGYRPLHWAARSGDRRTVEAMLPSVTEIDAVHSDTGTTALHLAATLGKLDVVRALLAGGANPLLKTADGSTVRDALKHSQAARRAPEYKLTYEALKAAERVTLAAASSHAR, from the coding sequence ATGCCGGAACCAGTGGACCTCGCGGCCGAGTACGGCCTGTCGCGCCCGCCGATACCTGGAATCATCTTCGCCGTGAGCGATGCCCGACCGGACTATCCCGCACCGGTTCCGGGACGCCCATTGACATCCGATGAACGGAACGTGATGTCGAATTGGGCGAGCCGGATCGACAGAACCTTGCCTCGTAGCGCCAAGGCCGCATTCCACCACGACGTGGCGGCGCTCGGCCAGGAGATGTCCGGCGATGGCGCGCTCCTCAAGACTTGCATCGACCACATGCGCGAAGGTCTGACCGAATGCGCGGATCGCGCGCTGCTGATGTGGCAGCAGGTGCAGACCGCCCGTCAGGCGCATCATGCGAGCCGTGGCGCATACGACGCAGGCCAATTGTTTTTGCTTGGCCGCGGCATGTACCGGCTCGGCCAGGTGGACGCCTACGCGCTCACGTCCGCAAGCGGGCGAGGGTATGGAAACGACGAAGGCGTCGAGGTCGTCTTGCGCGCTCGCGAAACGTTACGCGAAACCCTCGAGCTGCCGATTCCGCACACGGACGGCGCATCGACGCACGACGCCGGTGTCGTGATCGAAGGACTCTCGGACGACGCGTTGAAAGCAGCGTGCTCGCGGATCATCAGAGGCGAATTGCGCGACGGCGGCAAGGCGCTAGCCGAGTTCCTCGCTAGCTGGACGCCGCTCGTCACGCATCTCACGGCGACCACGCCCGAACTGGCCGATTTGCATAAGTCGATCAATCAATACCGCGATGGATTGATCGATAGCATCGAGGCGCACTGTCACGATCCAGCGTCGCAGGCGGCCGCCGGCAAGGCGCCGCTGACGAGCGCGCAATACGGCGCGCGGCTCACGCAGGGCGGTGCGCAGGTCGGCGAGTTGCGCGATGCCGCGAATCTTGCCGCCGTGCGTGGCGCATATTTTCCGGTTGAGCCAGGAGCGCTCGAATCGCAATGGCAGGGCGTCACCGCGATGCGCACGCGGACAGCGGCGAGACCTTTCGTTCAAGGCTTGCGCGATGCGGCGAGCCAAGGCACGTTCAAGGCCGGCTGGGTGCATCCGACATATCGCTGGAATCATCTGCATATCGCGGCGGCCGCGGGCGATACGCAATTGACTCGCGCGCTGATCGAGCACGGCGTGCCAGCGGATCAGGCGGACACCTCCGGGCTCGCGCCACTGCACGTCGCGGCCGCGAGTGCGAGCGCCGGTTCCGTTGCGACCTTGATCGCTGTGCGGGCCGATGCGAATGCGCCCGACCGCGCGGGGTATCGTCCGTTGCATTGGGCCGCGCGCTCGGGCGACCGGCGCACTGTGGAAGCAATGCTGCCGTCGGTGACGGAAATCGACGCCGTGCATTCCGACACAGGCACGACGGCGTTGCATCTTGCCGCGACGCTCGGCAAGCTCGACGTGGTTCGTGCGTTGCTCGCGGGTGGGGCGAATCCGTTGCTGAAAACAGCGGACGGATCGACCGTGCGCGATGCGCTGAAGCACTCGCAAGCCGCCCGTCGCGCGCCGGAATACAAGCTCACTTACGAAGCATTGAAGGCGGCTGAACGCGTGACGCTCGCCGCTGCGTCCAGCCACGCGCGGTAG
- a CDS encoding SAM-dependent methyltransferase, which translates to MTKTDQAAIEANADDRLISHGGNAKSGYEDRLRTIVERLRGAGDIPGATVAQQIALANELSGFELGRFLLEHRGLNADWTHRLVTYQAGATAPAAMTALESRIFDTLPAVLATRERFGIFRRTLQALLAPGMVLASVPCGVMGELLLLDYTGLEDIELVGVDLDQAALDHAAALADERGLSVRVSLHRKDAWSLGVHRGFDVLTSNGLNIYEPDDGRVVALYRSFFDALKPDGKLVTSFLTPPPTLSPESPWDMAQIDREVLALQHLLFVRIIEAQWSAFRTHAQTDSQLREAGFVDIEFIDDRARMFPTVVARKPL; encoded by the coding sequence ATGACGAAAACAGATCAAGCCGCAATTGAAGCCAACGCCGATGACCGATTGATTTCTCACGGCGGCAACGCGAAGAGCGGGTATGAAGACCGGCTGCGGACGATCGTCGAGAGATTGCGCGGCGCGGGAGACATACCCGGCGCCACCGTCGCGCAACAGATCGCGCTCGCGAACGAGTTGTCCGGCTTCGAACTCGGCAGGTTTCTGCTCGAGCATCGCGGCTTGAATGCTGACTGGACGCATCGGCTGGTCACGTATCAAGCCGGCGCGACTGCGCCCGCCGCGATGACCGCGCTGGAATCGCGGATTTTCGACACGCTGCCGGCGGTGCTCGCGACACGCGAACGCTTCGGCATTTTCCGTCGTACGCTGCAGGCACTGCTCGCGCCGGGGATGGTGCTCGCATCGGTTCCGTGCGGCGTGATGGGCGAATTGCTACTGCTCGACTACACAGGGCTGGAAGACATCGAACTCGTCGGCGTAGATCTGGATCAGGCCGCGCTGGATCACGCGGCCGCGCTCGCCGATGAACGAGGCCTCTCCGTGCGCGTATCGCTGCATCGCAAGGACGCATGGTCGTTGGGCGTCCATCGCGGCTTCGACGTATTGACGAGCAACGGCCTGAACATCTACGAGCCCGACGACGGCCGTGTCGTCGCGCTCTATCGCTCGTTTTTCGATGCGCTCAAGCCGGACGGAAAGCTCGTCACGAGTTTCCTGACGCCACCGCCCACGCTGTCGCCGGAGTCGCCGTGGGACATGGCGCAGATCGACCGTGAAGTGCTTGCGCTTCAGCATCTGCTCTTCGTGCGCATCATCGAAGCGCAATGGAGCGCGTTCCGCACTCATGCGCAAACCGATAGCCAACTTCGCGAAGCCGGTTTCGTGGATATCGAGTTCATCGACGACCGCGCGCGCATGTTCCCGACGGTGGTCGCGCGCAAGCCGCTATGA
- a CDS encoding sigma-70 family RNA polymerase sigma factor produces the protein MSPEPIVTSNVCLAARSVDAEDVALLQRISAADRSALATLYREYHRRLVRFLGRFTRRDDVIEEVINDTFMIVWQKAGEFRGQSRVSTWLMGIAYRVTLKALRQGGLPAEQQHDYEGPCVEPFAEHETTDWVTKGLTRLAPEQRIVMELAYVMGHSLEEIAEITESPVSTVKARMFHARVKLRNLLPALAGIDGSAR, from the coding sequence ATGTCACCGGAACCGATCGTTACAAGCAACGTCTGTCTTGCCGCGCGTAGCGTCGACGCGGAGGATGTCGCGCTGCTGCAGCGCATCTCGGCGGCGGACAGGTCCGCGCTGGCCACGCTCTACCGCGAATATCACCGGCGACTGGTCCGCTTTCTCGGCCGCTTCACGCGGCGCGACGACGTGATCGAGGAAGTCATCAACGACACCTTTATGATCGTCTGGCAGAAGGCTGGCGAATTTCGCGGCCAATCACGCGTGTCGACGTGGCTCATGGGCATTGCGTACCGCGTTACGTTGAAGGCACTGCGCCAGGGTGGCTTGCCGGCGGAACAGCAGCACGACTATGAGGGGCCGTGCGTCGAGCCGTTCGCCGAACACGAAACGACCGACTGGGTGACCAAGGGGCTGACCAGGCTCGCCCCGGAGCAGCGCATCGTGATGGAGCTGGCCTACGTAATGGGCCATTCGCTCGAAGAGATTGCGGAGATAACCGAAAGCCCTGTCAGTACCGTGAAGGCCAGAATGTTTCATGCGCGGGTCAAGCTGCGCAATCTGCTGCCGGCGCTCGCCGGCATTGATGGGAGCGCTCGATGA
- a CDS encoding zf-HC2 domain-containing protein — MSNPAESELAHLHVWELLPWIVNGRASDAERKLVDAHVRDCERCQAELASQRTLCAAMASREDAGPDIERGLDHLWERFDEAAQPAVRTGTLSSAPWRGRMTAIACGLAAVVLLETGALATLGFSRGADSVPANYHTLSEVNAGAARATIRLVADPAMPVGRLQALLVPLHLQIVGGPSENGVYSLAPLVPVAPGDVARQLGVLRAAPGVRFAEPVGEGASGP; from the coding sequence ATGAGCAATCCAGCCGAGAGCGAACTCGCTCATCTGCATGTATGGGAACTGTTGCCGTGGATCGTCAACGGCCGGGCGTCCGACGCCGAACGCAAGCTGGTCGACGCGCACGTGCGTGATTGCGAACGATGCCAGGCCGAGCTCGCATCGCAACGCACGCTGTGCGCGGCGATGGCGTCGCGCGAGGACGCCGGCCCCGACATCGAACGCGGTCTCGATCATCTGTGGGAGCGTTTTGACGAAGCGGCGCAGCCGGCCGTTCGCACCGGCACGTTGTCGTCGGCACCCTGGCGCGGCCGCATGACGGCGATCGCGTGCGGTCTCGCGGCCGTCGTGCTGCTGGAGACGGGCGCACTGGCGACGCTCGGTTTCAGCCGCGGCGCCGATAGCGTGCCGGCGAACTATCACACACTGTCCGAGGTCAATGCGGGCGCTGCGCGCGCGACGATCCGCCTTGTCGCCGATCCCGCGATGCCGGTTGGCCGGCTGCAGGCGCTGCTCGTGCCGCTTCATCTGCAGATTGTCGGCGGCCCGAGCGAAAACGGCGTCTATTCGCTCGCGCCGCTCGTGCCGGTTGCTCCGGGCGACGTCGCAAGGCAGCTCGGCGTGTTGCGCGCCGCGCCCGGCGTGCGCTTCGCGGAGCCGGTCGGGGAGGGCGCCAGCGGTCCCTGA
- a CDS encoding RNA polymerase sigma factor translates to MVAHLVDETRIFWSSSSDRPTPAAIRRHGAQALRLAHLIEDPSPAVVFIDCADTDASVEIEKLRIENGDEHYLIPVLRELSAGQVVSLIARGAHDAVNDEDLLNPDAIIERARAQTRLLAYARDGVTDFSTLQNHTDGMVSPVFFKDANGLYTGCNPVFERFLGIDRGGILGKTVYDVAPSDLALTYHKADLDLAADGGVQTYAAGVRNGAGIVRMVRFYKGVVYDEDGRITGIVGAMHDIGDLRGHETARQEIDEVTNHVSANLVAREGFAAVDHDRPLLERVAAGDASALARLYRLYHRRLARFLTRLTWKSEVIDEIINDTFMVVWKRAGDFRGEARVSTWIIGIAYRSALRALRDQRRSEFEPLDIDHADTMAQYWHDHELSDLLSKALDLLPVEQRLVMALAYVLGHSVAEIAEITGCPVTTVKARMHRARCKLRETMDMLGNVKCV, encoded by the coding sequence ATGGTGGCACATCTTGTCGACGAAACGCGCATTTTCTGGTCGAGTTCATCGGATCGCCCAACGCCCGCGGCAATCAGGCGCCATGGCGCACAGGCGCTAAGGCTCGCGCATCTGATCGAAGACCCGTCGCCGGCGGTCGTGTTTATCGACTGCGCGGATACCGACGCTAGCGTTGAAATAGAAAAGCTGCGGATCGAGAACGGCGATGAACACTATCTGATCCCGGTGCTACGCGAGCTTTCTGCCGGGCAAGTCGTCTCGCTCATCGCGCGCGGCGCCCACGACGCGGTGAACGACGAAGACCTGTTGAACCCGGACGCCATCATCGAACGCGCACGCGCCCAGACGAGGCTGCTTGCGTATGCGCGCGACGGCGTCACCGACTTTTCCACCCTGCAGAATCACACGGACGGCATGGTGTCGCCGGTGTTCTTCAAGGACGCGAATGGCCTGTACACCGGCTGCAACCCGGTCTTCGAACGCTTTCTCGGTATCGACCGCGGCGGCATTCTCGGCAAGACCGTCTATGACGTGGCGCCCTCGGACCTCGCGCTGACCTATCACAAGGCCGACCTCGATCTCGCAGCCGACGGCGGCGTGCAGACGTATGCGGCCGGTGTGCGCAACGGGGCGGGCATCGTACGCATGGTTCGCTTTTACAAGGGCGTCGTCTATGACGAGGACGGACGCATCACCGGCATTGTCGGCGCGATGCACGACATCGGCGATCTGCGTGGACACGAAACCGCGCGCCAGGAGATCGACGAAGTCACCAACCACGTGTCCGCGAATCTCGTCGCGCGTGAGGGCTTCGCTGCCGTCGATCACGACCGGCCCTTGCTCGAGCGCGTGGCGGCGGGCGACGCCTCGGCGCTCGCCCGCCTGTACCGGCTCTACCATCGGCGGCTTGCGCGCTTCCTGACCCGGCTCACGTGGAAGAGCGAGGTGATCGACGAAATCATCAACGACACCTTCATGGTCGTCTGGAAGCGGGCCGGCGACTTCCGGGGCGAGGCCCGCGTCTCGACATGGATCATCGGCATCGCATATCGCTCGGCGCTGCGCGCGTTGCGCGACCAGCGCCGTTCGGAATTCGAACCGCTGGACATCGACCATGCCGATACAATGGCTCAGTACTGGCACGACCATGAATTGTCGGACCTGCTATCGAAGGCGCTCGATCTGCTACCCGTCGAGCAGCGGCTCGTGATGGCGCTCGCCTACGTGCTCGGACATTCGGTCGCAGAGATCGCGGAGATCACCGGCTGCCCGGTGACGACGGTTAAGGCGCGCATGCATCGGGCGCGCTGCAAGCTGCGAGAGACGATGGATATGTTGGGGAACGTCAAGTGCGTTTGA
- a CDS encoding type III effector protein, protein MKTRSAIDARSMSDLGPTPETSTRRNDTGRRARARSTDSALLTLGARSPSPSYSPAAVGDGRASRAPVEQLQRWGASGEIREVAPGTTLGELMHRERPTPETTAHMARLQQHNATHERSVGDSGSMVGMRSPSRGSPSTRSQGGVDPQMSLQPKTRAETSTSTAAPGATAKVAHAPRSAGASPASEARTAKPSSIRALPSGPKINGMDNVLMSAYNLDDEQLSLITGALGLGPAHADEYVRNMQTATLGRILRGAVYQGPSIPDAASIAQLKFGRGLPPERLQHLVAVAGRAGCFMTERQQRGKNGETQHLLQLHFTGDDGAESLASQPDSVNYKAVKALSELMAELTAPGYREDAQRFSIDSVAAGMRPGDSSGVFVEHFAKHTQASPPRIQLVSEHLNEANIRNAWLFTALTPEQKEKLVHASNVSHLQFEERRSTAADGTRCVKLRVFFGGTENWRDVRQALVSGTGGVGTVFGAVRDAAEIIAQKIEHAQREGYRVEFDHIAGASMGGASAQLFTAALQSRVRLQKPAPLVLLDPQLPNTAQLRHAVKGGTLEYDYAKPRGVAVTLDYPANPRKGLMGRMKGLGFKSPGLVRLKLALSDYDATRLTPEGDTERSPPQTSGPPGMGYHADPELYLAAINRFTRRVELS, encoded by the coding sequence ATGAAAACCCGTTCAGCGATCGACGCACGCTCGATGTCCGATCTCGGCCCGACGCCCGAGACCTCGACGCGCCGCAACGACACAGGCCGTCGTGCGCGCGCTCGTTCAACCGACTCCGCGTTGCTCACGCTCGGCGCGCGTTCGCCATCGCCGTCGTATTCACCGGCCGCGGTCGGCGACGGACGTGCGTCGCGCGCACCGGTTGAGCAATTGCAACGCTGGGGCGCGAGCGGAGAAATCCGGGAAGTGGCACCGGGCACGACGCTTGGCGAACTGATGCACCGCGAACGCCCCACGCCGGAGACGACTGCGCACATGGCGCGCCTGCAACAGCACAACGCGACGCACGAACGTTCGGTGGGCGACAGCGGCAGCATGGTCGGCATGCGCTCGCCATCGCGTGGATCGCCGTCGACGCGATCGCAAGGTGGCGTCGATCCACAGATGTCCTTGCAACCGAAAACACGGGCGGAAACATCGACGAGCACGGCAGCTCCCGGCGCGACCGCAAAAGTCGCGCATGCGCCGCGATCCGCAGGAGCATCACCTGCTTCCGAGGCGCGCACAGCAAAGCCGAGCTCCATTCGCGCGTTGCCCTCAGGACCGAAGATCAACGGCATGGACAACGTGCTGATGTCGGCCTACAACCTCGACGACGAGCAGCTCTCGTTGATCACCGGAGCACTCGGGCTTGGGCCCGCGCATGCCGATGAATACGTACGCAACATGCAGACGGCCACACTTGGGCGCATACTGCGCGGCGCGGTCTATCAGGGGCCGTCCATACCTGACGCGGCTTCGATCGCGCAGTTGAAATTCGGCCGCGGTTTGCCGCCCGAACGCCTGCAGCATCTCGTCGCGGTAGCCGGCAGGGCCGGCTGCTTCATGACCGAGCGACAGCAGCGAGGCAAGAATGGCGAGACGCAGCATCTGTTGCAGCTGCATTTCACCGGCGACGATGGCGCCGAGTCCCTCGCATCGCAGCCGGATTCCGTCAACTACAAGGCCGTGAAGGCGCTGTCCGAACTGATGGCCGAGCTCACAGCACCCGGGTATCGCGAGGACGCACAGCGCTTTTCGATCGACTCGGTCGCCGCGGGGATGAGGCCGGGCGACAGTTCGGGGGTATTCGTCGAGCACTTCGCAAAGCACACGCAGGCGAGTCCGCCGCGTATCCAACTGGTCTCTGAACACTTGAACGAGGCCAACATCCGCAACGCCTGGCTGTTCACGGCGCTCACTCCTGAACAGAAGGAGAAGCTCGTGCATGCGTCGAACGTCTCGCATCTTCAGTTCGAGGAGCGGCGATCCACGGCGGCAGACGGCACGCGCTGCGTGAAGCTGCGCGTCTTCTTCGGCGGAACGGAGAACTGGCGCGACGTGAGGCAGGCGCTCGTCAGCGGGACGGGCGGCGTTGGCACGGTGTTTGGCGCGGTGCGCGACGCGGCGGAAATCATTGCGCAAAAGATCGAGCACGCGCAGCGCGAAGGTTATCGCGTCGAATTCGACCACATCGCGGGGGCGTCGATGGGCGGGGCCAGCGCGCAACTCTTCACGGCGGCCCTGCAAAGCCGCGTCAGGTTGCAGAAGCCGGCGCCGCTCGTACTGCTCGATCCGCAATTGCCCAACACCGCGCAGTTGCGACATGCGGTAAAGGGGGGCACGCTCGAATACGACTATGCGAAGCCGCGGGGCGTCGCGGTCACGCTCGACTATCCTGCGAACCCCCGAAAAGGGCTGATGGGCCGCATGAAGGGCCTCGGCTTCAAGTCACCGGGCCTTGTGCGGCTCAAGCTCGCGTTGAGCGACTACGATGCCACGAGGCTCACGCCCGAAGGCGACACCGAGAGGTCGCCTCCGCAGACGAGCGGCCCTCCGGGCATGGGCTATCACGCCGACCCCGAACTGTATCTCGCAGCGATAAACCGCTTCACCCGCCGCGTCGAACTGAGTTGA
- a CDS encoding response regulator transcription factor yields MAVGIAGGVPASNRKGCHLFGCEPPVNNDLLFAIATDDRMLRRNLEESLAGDGIVVKSFSCELDLLRAMRANRYDLVLIDSKTESTATSAILSWRSFNADICTPLIVLTNKSSWASLLRWIDTGATDVVNWYDMEQVRFRAHLALQRSASNSTTHEIQIGRYLLQKNPGRATIDGVEIPLTAREFAIAWLFFSNPGKFFSRAQIAAASGRRRADCCAYARAAHLQAARSAHDGQVTVDNSRTATTSAMT; encoded by the coding sequence ATGGCGGTCGGCATCGCAGGAGGGGTGCCGGCCAGTAATCGGAAAGGTTGTCACTTATTTGGATGCGAACCGCCCGTGAATAATGACCTGCTCTTTGCAATCGCGACTGACGATCGGATGCTTCGACGCAATCTTGAAGAATCACTCGCCGGAGATGGCATCGTTGTCAAGTCGTTCTCGTGTGAGCTCGACCTGTTGCGTGCGATGCGTGCGAACCGCTACGACCTGGTGCTGATCGACTCGAAGACCGAGTCGACAGCGACGAGCGCCATACTGTCATGGCGCAGCTTCAATGCCGACATCTGCACGCCGCTGATCGTGCTGACGAACAAGTCGAGCTGGGCTAGCCTGTTGCGCTGGATCGACACGGGCGCGACCGACGTCGTCAATTGGTACGACATGGAGCAGGTCCGTTTTCGCGCGCACCTTGCATTGCAACGGAGCGCTTCCAACAGCACGACGCACGAGATCCAGATCGGCCGCTATCTGCTGCAAAAGAACCCTGGCCGCGCGACCATCGACGGAGTCGAAATTCCGCTGACGGCGCGTGAATTCGCGATTGCGTGGCTGTTCTTCTCGAACCCCGGCAAATTCTTCAGTCGTGCGCAGATTGCAGCGGCATCTGGGCGCCGCCGAGCAGATTGCTGCGCGTACGCTCGAGCAGCACATCTACAAGCTGCACGCAGTGCGCACGACGGGCAAGTGACCGTTGATAATTCGAGAACGGCCACAACTAGTGCAATGACCTGA
- a CDS encoding transposase yields the protein MNRIPKAVYTKEFREEAVKLAMTEGVGVSEAARRLSISMKTVADWVRAAKAGKLERVGQHQKALTEIEAELGRVKRGPAEVKMERDLLKKFATYFARESR from the coding sequence ATGAACCGAATCCCCAAAGCCGTCTACACGAAGGAATTCCGTGAAGAGGCGGTGAAGCTTGCAATGACCGAGGGCGTTGGTGTATCGGAGGCTGCGCGTCGGCTGTCGATATCAATGAAGACAGTGGCAGACTGGGTGCGTGCTGCGAAGGCCGGCAAGCTGGAGCGTGTAGGTCAGCATCAAAAGGCGTTGACGGAGATCGAAGCTGAACTCGGGCGGGTCAAGCGGGGGCCGGCCGAAGTAAAGATGGAGCGCGATTTACTAAAAAAATTCGCGACGTACTTTGCGAGGGAGTCGCGGTGA
- a CDS encoding IS3 family transposase has product MKVFGPERLQKHLDEHGVQIGVHRIKRLRKKLGLRCRQKRKFKATTNSKHDLPVAPNLLNQDFTATAPNQAWCGDITYIATDEGWLYLAGLNDLFSGELVGYAMSGRMTKHLVMQALFRAVASQRPVAGLIHHTDRGSQYCAHTYRELVGQFRMQASMSRRGNCFDNAPIESFWGRLKSELVYHRRFATREEARRAISEYIETSYNRQRTQARLDYLSSAAFTQRYYLNQVAA; this is encoded by the coding sequence GTGAAAGTGTTCGGGCCCGAACGCTTGCAGAAACACCTCGATGAGCACGGCGTGCAGATCGGCGTTCATCGCATAAAAAGGCTGCGTAAAAAGCTTGGGTTGCGTTGCAGGCAGAAACGCAAGTTCAAGGCGACGACCAATTCGAAGCACGACCTGCCAGTGGCACCGAACCTGTTGAATCAGGATTTCACCGCAACCGCGCCAAATCAGGCCTGGTGTGGCGATATCACGTATATCGCGACCGACGAAGGCTGGCTGTACCTCGCCGGCCTGAACGATCTGTTCAGCGGCGAGCTGGTCGGCTACGCCATGAGCGGGCGCATGACGAAGCATCTGGTGATGCAGGCGTTGTTCCGCGCGGTTGCATCGCAGCGCCCGGTGGCCGGTCTGATTCACCACACGGACCGCGGCAGCCAGTACTGCGCCCACACATATCGGGAGCTCGTCGGCCAGTTCCGTATGCAGGCGTCAATGAGTCGACGAGGAAACTGCTTTGACAACGCGCCGATTGAATCGTTTTGGGGTAGGCTGAAAAGCGAGCTGGTCTATCATCGACGCTTCGCCACACGCGAAGAGGCTAGGCGAGCCATCAGCGAATACATCGAGACGTCCTATAACCGGCAACGCACGCAGGCTCGTCTTGATTACCTGTCATCTGCAGCATTCACGCAGCGATACTATCTGAATCAGGTCGCTGCTTAA